In the Hermetia illucens chromosome 1, iHerIll2.2.curated.20191125, whole genome shotgun sequence genome, TGTGGATGGTCTTCGTTTCACCTGAATTTTCGCCCGTGTTCGATTCAAACTTTGCAACATTTTCGGATCAGATTCATTCTGAATAGTTTTAACCGAGTTATCAAGCACATCAACCTCAGAATGAGAATTCAGCGTTTCATTAGACAATACATTATCGCGTGGACGTTCCGGTTCAGCAGTTCTTAATTGCGGTCGTTTAGCACCAGGTAAAAGGGCAGCaacatttattttcaaatttgaatttaatttcttcGGCGAAGGATTCGATTTTGAGACAAAATCATCGGCAACTTCTGTGACTTCTTTCTGCATTTGATTTATGATGGAACTGATCTTTGATTCCGATTCAGGTGGTGCTGGTTTGAATGGCTCCTTCTCAAGTCTCTTGTCATTACTTGTAATTGCGGCCGGGGAGGTTGGCTCAAACTCGTCTGGTGGCGGCTCATCGAAAATTCTCGAACCAATTACTGTTCCCTGCTTGCCAAATGAAGATGACGATGACGATAACGTGCTTTTAGGCATTTCTGACTCAACCGTGGTCGGCATAATTTCTTCCTCCTTTCCCCCCTCACTTCCGTCTTCTGCCAGCCATGGCACTTCTGAAAAGGTTCCATCTGGTGGTGGCTCGTCGAAAATATAACTGGACAATGATTTTGGTTTTGCATCCATCTGCGATGGAactatagtttctgagaaatcaTCATAGAATATGCTATGCAACTTTTTCCCATCTTGTGGGGTTGCTTCAAAGTCATCGTCAGGCGGGGTGTCATGGAATAAGCTGATGTTGTTGTAATTGAAAGCACTTGCTTGCGATTCGGGAGTATcttgggaaatctgatttgcgaatGATGATCCAGTGTTGGTATCAGAAATATTTTGCGAAATTTCGCCTTCGTGCGATTTCAGATCGCTCTCATCGTCTTCAAGAAAGGTCACGTCAATCGGTTTCTCCCGGTTTCCAATATCATCGTCGGGAGGAACATCACTAAATATGTTTGAGGACAACAGATTACGTGGTGTCGCTTTCGGCTTGGAAAAGACTAAATCGTTGTCCGTTTTCTCCAGGATATCATGCGTATCATCTTTACCCTGAGTAATCTGTTCGTCTGGCTCTAAACTTCCTTTTGTTCTATCATTGGTACTTAATGTGGGAACGTGTGAATTTTCTTCTTCCCTTTCATTTTCTATAGCGTTATATTTGTTCGATTTTGGCTCGACCTCTGGACTTACCTCGTCTTCAAAGATGTAATCAtctgagaaaatattttttaaagcgtCCTTGCGGCTTTCACTAGACAACTTCAAATTTCCTGCAATAAACTCTTGCTCATTACTATCCATTAAGGGTTTCTCGTCAGAACGCAGTGGTATATCTGGCAAAGCCTTCTTTTCAAAGTCATGCTCATCTCGACTTTCCTCTGGTTGTGTTGATGTCCCACTATTGTTACCTTCCGGAATGTTTTCCAATTTCTCTTCGACACGAGTATGTAATGGTTTCGATACTATATCGTGAAATAAATCGGCGGAATCGTCATCAGACTCATCATCGAAAAGCTTCAGAGGTTTCTGTTTAGACTCGAAACTAGGTTGGGTGACAACTTTATCAGGTTCAAATATATCTTTCTCTACTGGAGGCTGCTGCTCAACCTGAATACTTTTTTTACCTAATTCCTCCGTCAAATGGTCTTGATCTTTTGTGACAATGCCCAACGAATCATCAGAATCTGAATCATCGAAGAGTTTCTTTTTTACAATTGTGCTCGGATTTTTTTTGGGGGTCTCCTCCTTAGTACTTTGTGCTACACTTCCCCTAGGtttgaagaggctgtcaaaatcaTCATCTGGTGGCTCATCATCAAATAAATTCGTAATTAGTGTCCTCTTAGTAGTATTTGGTTGGCGGAAAATATCAGTGAAATCCTCTTTCACAGCAGAATCATCATCGAACAAGCCTCTGTCCCTCTTAACACTCGAACTATCGACTTTGTTCTCCTTTATTTCTTCTCCTCCAATCCTATGAGATTTTTCCGCAAATAAATTATCTGAGAGCCTCTTTTCTAACTTGGGCTGTGTGTCGGGTGTCCTAACAATGTTCTCTGAAATTTTTTCAGCCATTTTGGTTGAAGGCTTGTCTCCAGCTCCACTAGCCTCTGGTCTGCCAAGTCTGCTATTTTTATCCTTCGTTTCAACAGTTTCCTTAGCTTCTGTATCCTCATCCTCACTACTTTCTTCGAAAAGATTTCTTGTAGGCTTCTTCGCGACTCCGACCTTCTGCTGTGCCTTCGAATTCAATTCTTGCATGAATGAATCAAAATCGTCATCATCGAACAAGTTAACCGTCTtttttcgtatgttgcttgCAACAGCTTCTTCTTTCTTACTAGTCGTATTCTCCGGTTTTTGTGGTTctggcgcaactacctcatcatCACTTTCGCAGAATAAATCAACTGCTGGTTTCTCATGTTTATCTACAACATCTAGATCAGGCGGGGGTACATCACTGATAATATTGGAAATTAGATTGTCTCTACGCATGGTCGGAACAGGTATTGGAACTGTTCGTTCAGATTTTCCCTTCACGTTGTACAGTTCACTGTCCGTACTCTCGTCACTGCTTTCGTCAAACAAACCCCGGtctttttgttttggtttatgCACATAGTATTGGTTCGCGGATTCAAATTGATTTGACGTTAAATCCTGATTTTGAGGCATTGAATAAACACCGTTGTTCGGGAGAGATCGGTTGTTTTTAGACGATTGTTTCATTGCAGTGGACAAATCTTCTTCAGAAGATCCATACGAACCGTCTTGTCTTTTACCGTAGGTGTCAGCAATATTTCGTTGCAGCCCCCACGCCGAGAATTCTGATTCAGAAATTGTTGGAGCGTTGCTTGCTGGTGATGCTGATATCGAAACACTATCAGAAGATTCCGAGAATTCTTCCTCCTTCTCGTCTTCTGAATAGTCCTCGTCGGAGTCGCATAAACCGACGTGCCATTTTTCGATCCACTCCTTCGAGCCAATGATATAAGGCAAGGGTCGAGCGTCACAGGGATCTTTTGGTCGGTAAATCACACTGTTAACGAGCATTTTTATTAGTCAAAGATAAACTATTAACGCAGTGTTAGATCAATTTACCTTTTTGCAGAATCATCCTCTTCATCAGAGTCTTCAATGTCAATTGAGACTTTCTCGTAATGACGCTCAAGAACGGACATGCTTTTATGGAGAAGTTTCGTAAGTGTTTCGATGGGGTCATTCTTTGTTTTCGCCTGAGAAAAAACAATCAGTATCTGATGGATTTTAAATGTGATTCAAAAACTAGTCTaaagaagtcggaataccgaaagctgggtTTTTTGTTCATCCTACGCGagaaaccgctggtaaccagggACACATATGCCTGCCCACAAGCTACCTctacctgtgtggagttgccgaATCTCCCATTAGGCGAGtacttcgtgcggataagggaacgctcggtggaTGCATTACAGGCTTGCACATGCATTCATCAAGAGATGTGCATGCATGGGCaagcttatgcgcaggccgggtaggtggaaaGAAAACGCCCATCCGGGGATAAAAGCTGACTATGGGAGAAAGATAGTTTTTGTTCGGTGCaggggcttcggaaacccagtaccgatagtttttggaagtgggcaagcgggctcccagccgtcgatatccaTCGACCGCAATGCCTCAATTGTGGGAAATTTGGCTAATTTGATATtaaatgc is a window encoding:
- the LOC119659660 gene encoding WASH complex subunit 2 isoform X1; amino-acid sequence: MASSSTAPWTPDEFRQKASSWSLEGDAKLLEFMQNISAELERRATKTTNSIHRLGLDVDWTNVALGNVTNQLAALQHSQFVENRVYEDDETIANESEVPVSDESEAKTKNDPIETLTKLLHKSMSVLERHYEKVSIDIEDSDEEDDSAKSVIYRPKDPCDARPLPYIIGSKEWIEKWHVGLCDSDEDYSEDEKEEEFSESSDSVSISASPASNAPTISESEFSAWGLQRNIADTYGKRQDGSYGSSEEDLSTAMKQSSKNNRSLPNNGVYSMPQNQDLTSNQFESANQYYVHKPKQKDRGLFDESSDESTDSELYNVKGKSERTVPIPVPTMRRDNLISNIISDVPPPDLDVVDKHEKPAVDLFCESDDEVVAPEPQKPENTTSKKEEAVASNIRKKTVNLFDDDDFDSFMQELNSKAQQKVGVAKKPTRNLFEESSEDEDTEAKETVETKDKNSRLGRPEASGAGDKPSTKMAEKISENIVRTPDTQPKLEKRLSDNLFAEKSHRIGGEEIKENKVDSSSVKRDRGLFDDDSAVKEDFTDIFRQPNTTKRTLITNLFDDEPPDDDFDSLFKPRGSVAQSTKEETPKKNPSTIVKKKLFDDSDSDDSLGIVTKDQDHLTEELGKKSIQVEQQPPVEKDIFEPDKVVTQPSFESKQKPLKLFDDESDDDSADLFHDIVSKPLHTRVEEKLENIPEGNNSGTSTQPEESRDEHDFEKKALPDIPLRSDEKPLMDSNEQEFIAGNLKLSSESRKDALKNIFSDDYIFEDEVSPEVEPKSNKYNAIENEREEENSHVPTLSTNDRTKGSLEPDEQITQGKDDTHDILEKTDNDLVFSKPKATPRNLLSSNIFSDVPPDDDIGNREKPIDVTFLEDDESDLKSHEGEISQNISDTNTGSSFANQISQDTPESQASAFNYNNISLFHDTPPDDDFEATPQDGKKLHSIFYDDFSETIVPSQMDAKPKSLSSYIFDEPPPDGTFSEVPWLAEDGSEGGKEEEIMPTTVESEMPKSTLSSSSSSFGKQGTVIGSRIFDEPPPDEFEPTSPAAITSNDKRLEKEPFKPAPPESESKISSIINQMQKEVTEVADDFVSKSNPSPKKLNSNLKINVAALLPGAKRPQLRTAEPERPRDNVLSNETLNSHSEVDVLDNSVKTIQNESDPKMLQSLNRTRAKIQVKRRPSTRRGRQENYRRSLIETDENPVVSSQDFASQEPPSLPLPNTDIVKAEILTFRDEIPPKSGSVETLANKTPTVPKTSAIFLEDEPPDDIFKPSLERAVEKQPPKLFFEENEVDDEFLVKPIPVVKAATQSPLNPKSAAPPQQAINKGGTDKPKTTLSIFDDESEDDDLFEESLKNSDKQTGKKTLPAKTAVTKPTERTKERSVVSKSIFGSDEDDDNDLFGGGLTAKPKIPVKSSASKHETSSNSLFDDNDDDDDDLFSGTSSKSKNVSQSTSRKIGTKKSVSQRSQAGATNKDFDDPLADLFKN
- the LOC119659660 gene encoding WASH complex subunit 2 isoform X2, translated to MASSSTAPWTPDEFRQKASSWSLEGDAKLLEFMQNISAELERRATKTTNSIHRLGLDVDWTNVALGNVTNQLAALQHSQFVENRVYEDDETIANESEVPVSDESEAKTKNDPIETLTKLLHKSMSVLERHYEKVSIDIEDSDEEDDSAKSVIYRPKDPCDARPLPYIIGSKEWIEKWHVGLCDSDEDYSEDEKEEEFSESSDSVSISASPASNAPTISESEFSAWGLQRNIADTYGKRQDGSYGSSEEDLSTAMKQSSKNNRSLPNNGVYSMPQNQDLTSNQFESANQYYVHKPKQKDRGLFDESSDESTDSELYNVKGKSERTVPIPVPTMRRDNLISNIISDVPPPDLDVVDKHEKPAVDLFCESDDEVVAPEPQKPENTTSKKEEAVASNIRKKTVNLFDDDDFDSFMQELNSKAQQKVGVAKKPTRNLFEESSEDEDTEAKETVETKDKNSRLGRPEASGAGDKPSTKMAEKISENIVRTPDTQPKLEKRLSDNLFAEKSHRIGGEEIKENKVDSSSVKRDRGLFDDDSAVKEDFTDIFRQPNTTKRTLITNLFDDEPPDDDFDSLFKPRGSVAQSTKEETPKKNPSTIVKKKLFDDSDSDDSLGIVTKDQDHLTEELGKKSIQVEQQPPVEKDIFEPDKVVTQPSFESKQKPLKLFDDESDDDSADLFHDIVSKPLHTRVEEKLENIPEGNNSGTSTQPEESRDEHDFEKKALPDIPLRSDEKPLMDSNEQEFIAGNLKLSSESRKDALKNIFSDDYIFEDEVSPEVEPKSNKYNAIENEREEENSHVPTLSTNDRTKGSLEPDEQITQGKDDTHDILEKTDNDLVFSKPKATPRNLLSSNIFSDVPPDDDIGNREKPIDVTFLEDDESDLKSHEGEISQNISDTNTGSSFANQISQDTPESQASAFNYNNISLFHDTPPDDDFEATPQDGKKLHSIFYDDFSETIVPSQMDAKPKSLSSYIFDEPPPDGTFSEVPWLAEDGSEGGKEEEIMPTTVESEMPKSTLSSSSSSFGKQGTVIGSRIFDEPPPDEFEPTSPAAITSNDKRLEKEPFKPAPPESESKISSIINQMQKEVTEVADDFVSKSNPSPKKLNSNLKINVAALLPGAKRPQLRTAEPERPRDNVLSNETLNSHSEVDVLDNSVKTIQNESDPKMLQSLNRTRAKIQVKRRPSTRRGRQENYRRSLIETDENPVVSSQDFASQEPPSAIFLEDEPPDDIFKPSLERAVEKQPPKLFFEENEVDDEFLVKPIPVVKAATQSPLNPKSAAPPQQAINKGGTDKPKTTLSIFDDESEDDDLFEESLKNSDKQTGKKTLPAKTAVTKPTERTKERSVVSKSIFGSDEDDDNDLFGGGLTAKPKIPVKSSASKHETSSNSLFDDNDDDDDDLFSGTSSKSKNVSQSTSRKIGTKKSVSQRSQAGATNKDFDDPLADLFKN